A region from the Panthera uncia isolate 11264 chromosome D3 unlocalized genomic scaffold, Puncia_PCG_1.0 HiC_scaffold_8, whole genome shotgun sequence genome encodes:
- the LOC125914887 gene encoding uncharacterized protein LOC125914887 isoform X3, whose protein sequence is MEVLDEFDSEFSQSVTFCQLISEEDFERQAATYTERALRRLFRSIDRNPALAERVVRKGKLAEYEGRGLLSFLWAKFFCAVQGELNCCNSMGALEMHQRLEQLKRSIHRVHLYSQDAKKKRRKPKLKKPEPILLQDRSTSPCLLPTVLPPPPLPSTATTVASMVASSPPVYTMPRVFGPFPPLPSKSMEKLEVTRSEVKLNWAGLSSNPKSHMVDLTPLVLNPGGFHFSYLAGNSAHQLHCPGYPWVS, encoded by the exons ATGGAGGTCCTTGACGAGTTCGACAGCGAGTTCTCCCAGAGCGTGACCTTCTGCCAGCTCATCTCCGAGGAGGACTTCGAGAGGCAGGCGGCCACCTACACTGAGCGCGCGCTGCGCCGCCTCTTTCGCAGCATCGACCGCAACCCCGCGCTGGCCGAGAGGGTGGTGCGCAAGGGCAAGCTGGCCGAGTACGAGGGGCGCgggctcctctccttcctctgg GCGAAGTTTTTCTGTGCAGTCCAGGGGGAGCTGAATTGTTGCAACAGCATGGGTGCCCTGGAAATGCACCAGCGCCTGGAACAGCTGAAGAGGAGCATCCACCGCGTGCACCTCTACTCCCAGG ATgccaagaagaagagaagaaagccaaAACTGAAGAAACCAGAACCCATCCTTTTGCAAGACCGGTCCACCTCCCCATGCCTGCTACCAACCGTGCTGCCACCTCCACCACTTCCATCCACTGCTACTACCGTGGCCTCCATGGTGGCCTCATCACCCCCTGTCTACACTATGCCTAGGGTCTttggccccttccctcctctgcccagcaAGTCG ATGGAGAAGTTGGAAGTTACAAGGTCCGAAGTGAAATTAAACTGGGCTGGCCTGTCATCGAACCCAAAGAG CCACATGGTTGATCTGACCCCCTTGGTCCTCAACCCCGGAGGCTTCCATTTCTCGTACTTGGCTGGAAACAGTGCACATCAGCTTCATTGCCCTGGCTACCCCTG GGTTTCATAA
- the LOC125914887 gene encoding uncharacterized protein LOC125914887 isoform X1 — MEVLDEFDSEFSQSVTFCQLISEEDFERQAATYTERALRRLFRSIDRNPALAERVVRKGKLAEYEGRGLLSFLWAKFFCAVQGELNCCNSMGALEMHQRLEQLKRSIHRVHLYSQDAKKKRRKPKLKKPEPILLQDRSTSPCLLPTVLPPPPLPSTATTVASMVASSPPVYTMPRVFGPFPPLPSKSMEKLEVTRSEVKLNWAGLSSNPKSHMVDLTPLVLNPGGFHFSYLAGNSAHQLHCPGYPWTLACSGSPNTKETPSPPVKTSIFTPPVLLKFQPVPRPKDDSENDPNSMESVPHKRDP, encoded by the exons ATGGAGGTCCTTGACGAGTTCGACAGCGAGTTCTCCCAGAGCGTGACCTTCTGCCAGCTCATCTCCGAGGAGGACTTCGAGAGGCAGGCGGCCACCTACACTGAGCGCGCGCTGCGCCGCCTCTTTCGCAGCATCGACCGCAACCCCGCGCTGGCCGAGAGGGTGGTGCGCAAGGGCAAGCTGGCCGAGTACGAGGGGCGCgggctcctctccttcctctgg GCGAAGTTTTTCTGTGCAGTCCAGGGGGAGCTGAATTGTTGCAACAGCATGGGTGCCCTGGAAATGCACCAGCGCCTGGAACAGCTGAAGAGGAGCATCCACCGCGTGCACCTCTACTCCCAGG ATgccaagaagaagagaagaaagccaaAACTGAAGAAACCAGAACCCATCCTTTTGCAAGACCGGTCCACCTCCCCATGCCTGCTACCAACCGTGCTGCCACCTCCACCACTTCCATCCACTGCTACTACCGTGGCCTCCATGGTGGCCTCATCACCCCCTGTCTACACTATGCCTAGGGTCTttggccccttccctcctctgcccagcaAGTCG ATGGAGAAGTTGGAAGTTACAAGGTCCGAAGTGAAATTAAACTGGGCTGGCCTGTCATCGAACCCAAAGAG CCACATGGTTGATCTGACCCCCTTGGTCCTCAACCCCGGAGGCTTCCATTTCTCGTACTTGGCTGGAAACAGTGCACATCAGCTTCATTGCCCTGGCTACCCCTG GACCTTGGCCTGTAGTGGCTCCCCCAACACCAAGGAGACACCATCCCCTCCTGTGAAGACGTCCATCTTCACCCCGCCTGTCTTGCTCAAGTTCCAGCCTGTGCCAAGACCCAAAGATGACTCTGAAAATGACCctaacagcatggagtctgtgCCCCACAAGAGGGATCCGTAA
- the LOC125914887 gene encoding uncharacterized protein LOC125914887 isoform X2 → MEVLDEFDSEFSQSVTFCQLISEEDFERQAATYTERALRRLFRSIDRNPALAERVAKFFCAVQGELNCCNSMGALEMHQRLEQLKRSIHRVHLYSQDAKKKRRKPKLKKPEPILLQDRSTSPCLLPTVLPPPPLPSTATTVASMVASSPPVYTMPRVFGPFPPLPSKSMEKLEVTRSEVKLNWAGLSSNPKSHMVDLTPLVLNPGGFHFSYLAGNSAHQLHCPGYPWTLACSGSPNTKETPSPPVKTSIFTPPVLLKFQPVPRPKDDSENDPNSMESVPHKRDP, encoded by the exons ATGGAGGTCCTTGACGAGTTCGACAGCGAGTTCTCCCAGAGCGTGACCTTCTGCCAGCTCATCTCCGAGGAGGACTTCGAGAGGCAGGCGGCCACCTACACTGAGCGCGCGCTGCGCCGCCTCTTTCGCAGCATCGACCGCAACCCCGCGCTGGCCGAGAGGGTG GCGAAGTTTTTCTGTGCAGTCCAGGGGGAGCTGAATTGTTGCAACAGCATGGGTGCCCTGGAAATGCACCAGCGCCTGGAACAGCTGAAGAGGAGCATCCACCGCGTGCACCTCTACTCCCAGG ATgccaagaagaagagaagaaagccaaAACTGAAGAAACCAGAACCCATCCTTTTGCAAGACCGGTCCACCTCCCCATGCCTGCTACCAACCGTGCTGCCACCTCCACCACTTCCATCCACTGCTACTACCGTGGCCTCCATGGTGGCCTCATCACCCCCTGTCTACACTATGCCTAGGGTCTttggccccttccctcctctgcccagcaAGTCG ATGGAGAAGTTGGAAGTTACAAGGTCCGAAGTGAAATTAAACTGGGCTGGCCTGTCATCGAACCCAAAGAG CCACATGGTTGATCTGACCCCCTTGGTCCTCAACCCCGGAGGCTTCCATTTCTCGTACTTGGCTGGAAACAGTGCACATCAGCTTCATTGCCCTGGCTACCCCTG GACCTTGGCCTGTAGTGGCTCCCCCAACACCAAGGAGACACCATCCCCTCCTGTGAAGACGTCCATCTTCACCCCGCCTGTCTTGCTCAAGTTCCAGCCTGTGCCAAGACCCAAAGATGACTCTGAAAATGACCctaacagcatggagtctgtgCCCCACAAGAGGGATCCGTAA